The Gemmatimonadota bacterium region TGAAACTCTTTGTCAACTACGGTGCCACCATTAACGAGAATATGGAGTTCTACGGGCACGGCAACTATGCGAGCAAAGAAGTTGAAGGTGGGTTTTACTTCCGCAATCCCAATACGCGAGGTGCCGTATATCAGGGACCCGTATTGATGTGGGACGGCACGAACTATTACACGAAATCGGAAGCCGAAGCCCTGGGGATTGTCGATGGCGTCAACGGCAATCTGGTCGCGACCTTGCTCGTCGGCAACATGAGCGGTGGCGATGTTCCTGTGGTAGCCATAACCTGCTCGGAGCCAGATGCAGTAGCCTTAAAACAGGTTTTCGACGATCCCAATTTGTTCACATTCCAGGAACTCTTTCCCGGTGGCTTCACGCCCCGCTTTGGTGCGAACACCACAGACCGTGCCTTTCTGGCGGGTATCAAGGGCTCGACGCAATCGCTGCTGACCTGGGACCTCAGCGCATCTTATGGGCGTCACCACTCCGATTTCTTCATCTTCAACACCGTAAATGCTTCTCTGGGGCCCAACACGCCAACGGAATTTAACCCCGGCGATTATATCCAGACAGATACCAATTTCAACTTTGATGTGACATACCCATTCAGCGAAGAGTTTTTCTTTGCCGCCGGTCTTGAATATCGCACTGAAAATTTTGAAGTTGTACCCGGTCAGCGCGAGTCTTTTGAAATAGGCCCCCTGGCGAGTCAAGGATTTAGCTCGGCTTCCAATGGGTTCCCCGGTTTTGGTGATATTGCCGCGGGAAATTGGAGCAGATATAACTGGGCGATTTATGGAGATGCCGAATTTAGTCCACAGGAAAACTGGTTGCTCGGCGCTGCCCTGCGTTTTGAAAACTTTGAGGATTTTGGTGCCACGACGACTTTCAAGGTGGCGACCAATATCGGGTTGAACGAGAACGTGAACGTGCGCGGCAGTTTCAGCACGGGCTTCAGAGCACCCACGCCCGGCCAGCAAAATGCCTTTAATGTCACGACTGAGTTTGGAGAAGATGACAACGGTAATTTTATTTTGGTCAATAGAGGCACAATTCCCTCTATCCATCCCGCAGCGGCATTGGTAGGTGGCGAAGGGCTTAAACCGGAAAAGTCCGTCAATATCTCGGCTGGCTTTATTTTTACGAAGCACGTTTATCCCGTCGATACCAATATCGCTCCGCTCAATGTAACGATAGACTATTTCAATATTTCAGTGAAAGATCGCATGACGACCTCCAGCGACAAAGCACTTACGTCTCAACAAATTGACCAATTGGAGGCCACGGGCATCAATGCGAGAAACCTGCAAGAATTTGCGTTTTTTACCAATGACTTTGAAACAAAAACCCAGGGGATTGACTTTGTTCTTACGGCCCCGGTGTGGTGTCATGGCGAACTGAGTATCGCGTATAACTACACCAATACCGAAGTGACCAAATACGACTCTAACCTTCTCGACGAACAACGCATTACGCTATTGGAGAAAGGTCTTCCCAGACACCGCGGAAACTTGACCCTGTCAAAACCCATAACGCCTTATTGGAGTGCATTGGGGCGCGTCAATTATTACGGTTCCTGGGATGAGTGGAGCGTGGGGCATCAAGTCTTTGGAGACGCATTTTTGATCGACCTCGAGTCCAGCCTTTCTCTTGGCAACGGAGCGACAATAACTGCTGGCATTCAGAACATTCTCGATGTCGAGCCTGATAATATCGAAGAAGGTGTCAACCCGGGTCCCATAGTCGGCAGGCCATTCGGGGAGTACAGCCCTTACGGCTTTGGCGGCACATTCCTGTACGCAAAAGCCAGTTACAATTTCAGCTATTAAGTATTGTAAGCCGTTACAGAAAAGCCGAGTTTTTCAAAAAACTCGGCTTCTTTTTTTAAAACAAAGAACTTTGAAGATCAGCAGCCTGCCTTTCGCGACAGAGCTGGGCGATCTGAGCGCCTATAATAAAAATAATTGCCGAGAAGTATATCCACAAGGCCACGACCACCAGCAGAACATAAGCCCCGTACAGATACGATATAGAACCGAAGTGACTCAGGTAATAGCCAAAGCCCCATTCGGTGAATTTCCACAGCAGAGCAGCCCAAAAAGCGCCTGTTGCCAGCATCTTTATCTGGATCTTTTGGTATGGAAGCAGCCAGTATAACCCCAGAAAGACGGCAAAAATCAGGGCGAGGGAGGTAAGACCGTAGAAGTAGGTGATATATGTGTGCAGCAGAGATGGAGCAGTGTCGATGACGGTAGATAGGATGGGCAAAGCGAGGACTAATAGAAGAAAAATATATATTACCAGAAGTACCATAGTGAGATCTTTCAATTTGCCCACTGCTATTGGCAAAATCCCTTGCAAGAATTTTATCCAGCGTCCTGGGGTATTTATATTTTTTATCTGGTCCATCGCGACCCACTCTGTCTCATCCCCATTCGGTCCTAAATGGTGTTCGATCTTGAAGACCGCATTGAGCAGGGTTCGCATGCTGCTGAACAGACTACTGGCACTCACTATCAAAATCAGCAAACCCGAAATCCCATAAGCCTGTTTGAAGGTCATGACACCTGAGACGCGCAAGGATAAAACCTCCTTCAGATACTCGGCCTCTTCTGGATATGGGATGAGCACATCCACCGTTTGATTGACCAGGTGAGCTATCGCCCTCACGTCCAGAATGGCCTCAAGTGCGAAGAAGATCAGAAAGACCAGAGGTACAAGGCACAAAAGAGTGGCAAAAGCCAAGCCGCCACAGAGCAGAAAGAGATTGTTATCGCTCATCCTGACAAACAGACCGCCCAGATAGTAGGCACAAAAGCCTTTTTTTGTTATTTGTTTGCCCATAGATATCAGTGGTTAATGATATAGATGAACGTCTGCATTATGATAAAGTTGTGCCAAATATATACCCTGTATTGCCCCTCTCCAACCCCAAACTCAGATATTGCGCTTGCTATTGCGCGTTAAGATATGAATATTGAAGAAATCAGAGTCCGGGTCCTACCATGATTCAAGCCACAGACGTCGCAAAATGGTACGGTTCAATCAGAGCCGTTGAAAACATCAGCTTTTCACTCGCGCCTGGCGAAATTGTTGGGTTTGTCGGCCCCAATGGTGCGGGCAAAAGCACGGTGCTCAAAATGCTGGCGACCTATATTTTGCCTTCCTCGGGAAAAATCACAATTGATGGCCTCGACGTGGTTTCACATTCCTTGTCCATACGCCGCAAAATCGGCTACCTCTCTGGCGATACGCCGCTCTATCAGGCAATGCGCGTGGATAAATTTTTGAGATTTTGTGGCAAAGCGCGCGGCCTCTCAGGCGATGTTCTCGAAAAAAACTTCGCCTGGATTGTCGATATATGCGGTCTCTCTCCTCATCTATACAAACGCATCGACCAGTGTTCCACGGGATTTCGCCAGCGCATCGGTGTAGGGGCTGCTCTCATCCATGATCCGCCTATTCTCCTGCTCGATGAGCCTACGCACGGTTTTGATCCTCTGCAAGTTCTGGCATTCCGGGACTTGATCCAATCCCTCAGCAAAAATCGGATTATCTTATTCAGCAGCCATATTATACATGAAGTCTCTACCCTATCTGATCGCGTGCTAATAATACATCAGGGCAATTTGTTGGCTGATGGCCGCATAGATGATCTGGCGCAACAAACGGCGCAGTCCAGGGATCTTGAAGCCATTTTTACCCATCTTATACATCAGCAAAATTAAGGAGAAATCGCGCATGCCCGATCGCTTGCGCCCAAAGGCCTTTGCACGGGGTATTGGCGTGATCTTTACCCGCGAAATTAATGCCTATTTTGACACGCCAATTGCCTATATCTATGCCTCGGTTTTCATCATTCTGTCCTGCTCGACATTTATGAACGCCTTTTTTCTCAATGGCGTACTCGAAATGGCACCTTATTTTGACCTGCTTCCCTTTTTTCTCATACCATTTATCCCCGCCATAACCATGCGTTCATGGGCTGAAGAACGCGCGCAATACACCATTGAATTGTTGATGACCATGCCCCTGCAATCTCTCCAGATTGTACTTGGCAAATATTTATCCGCCCTTGTCTTTTACATGATCGTCCTCTCGGGTACCTTGCCTATCGTTTTTATGCTACTCGTCCTGGGGACTCCAGACCTCGGTCTGATTTTTTCATCCTATTTAGGCGCGCTCTGCCTGGGTGCATTTTTTCTTTCATTTGGTCTGTTTGCATCGGGGCTTACGCGCGATCAAATTGTCGCTTATGTTGTCGCAGTGCTATTGGGTTTTGTATTTGTATTGAGCGGACACGAAAAAGTGGTTGAAATCCTCGACGGATTGGTTCCCGCATATCACATCGGCAGCCTGCTCTATGAATCGCTCTCCATTGCCCCGCACTACAGTGCCTTTACCCGCGGCATCATTGCCCTGCCGGCAGTGCTCTATTTCTCCTTGCTTAGTGTCTTTTTTTTATGGATGAACGATCTATCTCTCAAACGAGACCGCGGATGATATGGATAATTGGATAAAAATTCCTCTGGTCTTTCTTTTTCTTATCGCCCTGGTGTTTTACACAGGTCGTCTTTTGGAAAATCAGGGCACAGGACACCTGTATCTGACGGCAGCGCTTTCGCCCGATTCACAAACCTTTTATACCAAACTCGAAGCACCCCTTTCTCTGACGTATATCGCAAAGCATCTGAAGGGCGTAAAAACACCCGTACAAAACTTTCTCGCGCGCCTCAAGGCACTGGCTCCCGACCGCATAGATTACCGCATTGTGGATCCGGACTCTGAACCTGGACGCGCTTACGCCATTGAAAAAAAAGCCGCCCCCTTTCACGTGCGCGATATTCAACGCGACGAACACGGTGAACAAACGGTCTGGTCTTCGCTCGTCATCGCTTATGGCGATCATCCCGAAATTTTGATCCCCAGGATCACATCCTCAGACTTACCTTACCTGGAGCACCTGCTGCTCGCTCATCTCAAAGCACCCACACATCTCCCACGTCCCGTCATCGCGATTTCCGCGCCACAACAATTTGGTCTCTTCACAAAATTTCTCGGCCAATGGGGTGATATTGCCCTCGCCGATTCCAATACAATTCCACCAGATGCGGATGTGATCTTCTGGCTCGATCCCACATCCGCCAATTCTTCTGTCCTTCAAAACGCGATTGACAAGGGCCGCACAGTCGTGCTTGCAGGCAGTCCATATTTCATCGACTACTCGGTCAATGATACTGGAGAAGTAACATACCGCGCATATTTCAACGCGACCTGGGAAAAAATTCTGGCACCTCTGGGAATACGCCCACAATCCGATCTTTTGATGGATCAGAGCCAGGGGCCGATTTTATTTCGCGATAAAAAAAATAAAATCCACCAGATCAATGCCCCCTTTCACCTGCGCGTTATGCCGGGTTTTTACGACCTCAAAGGCTTTTTATCACCAGCCAGAGGCGCGCTGAATTTTGTATCGGCAGGTGCGCTGACAGTCGATTCGCGTGCGGTATCCGAAGCGGGCTATCACCCCGATATTCTGGGCACAACCACGGATAATGCGTATATACAACCCCTTCCAACAGGGCCATTTACAAACAGCCACCTGAAGGAAGCACCCACAATAGGCAAACAAAATGTGATGCTGCGGCTCAGACACAAGGATCCGTGGAAAGGAGAAATTCTGGTGCTCGCGACGTCCAGTCCGTTCCTCAATGGCATATTTAATCAACCCAACTACGCGCATCGTGTCTTTCTTCAGACAATCATGCGCACATTCACCGACCACGACCGCATTTTGCGCGGTCGCGTTAAAAGACCATCATCGCCGCCAATACCACAACTGAGCGCGACTTCGCGTGTGATCTGGCGGGTCTGTGTCGTATTCGTTGTCCCCTTGATCCTTCTAATCCTGGGCGTGTGCTTGTACTATAGCCATATGCGCGTATCTTTTGGACATCTCTCCTTACGTACATGTATTGCGATATTGGTGCTGATTCTCGCCTCCCGCCTCTGGGCCTACCAGTGGGGCCAATTACTTGACCTCACAGCCGAAAAAATACATACCCCTTTGTCATTTTCTCGGGAGCAAATTCAAAATCAAATCCCAAAAACCGACTTGATCATCCCCACTCGCGCGCATCTTCCACCCGCACTAAAAAAAGTAGAAATGGAGACCGTTGCGCGACTCAACAGCCTCGGCATAAACTACACGCTTCGACGACCAAAAGATCTGTCAACAGCTTATCTCAACCGCATTGGCCTGCGCCCATATCAGGTGAAAACCGTGCGGGATGACGTAGAAATTTCTCAATCCGTTATCAGCGGCCTCTTGCTACACTATCCCGGCAGCGCGACAATCATCCCGCGTTTAGATGACCAAACAACAGATCACCTCGAATTTTTGCTCACAACGGCTACTCTTCGTCTATCCACGGGAAAAACGCCCCATATTGCCCTTATCTCAGAATCCCCGCGCCTCTCCCCCGCCGAGGCACATGAGTATCGCCAGAAACACCTGTCTCCCCCCAGAGGTGCCGATGTATTCAGTGAACTAAAAACGCTTTTGCTTACGTATGGATACCGCGTAAGCTATGTCAATCCGCGCACCCCCCATCTCCCGCCGCAAACCGACCTCGTAATCTGGATGCAACCGCGCCGAGATGCCAGCCCCATGATCGCCCTTTTGAGTCAGCACCTCGCTCGGGGTGGTCGCGCCATTGTCGCACTACAACACTACAATATCCAACAGCGCCAGTACTCAGGTGGAGATTTTGAAACCGTGTACTGGCCTCAGCCCCAATACCAGGACCTCAACCGCTATCTGGAACCTCTGGGCATTCCACAGGCGCGCGAAGTGCTCATGGATCAAACCCGCTCGCGCCTCGCCCTTGAAACCCAGATTTATAGACGCGCAGTCCGCGAATACGACGCCCAGGAAGTGGCTCTACCCTTTCTCATCCGGGCTGTTCCGCCACATTTTGATACCACATTGCCCATTGCGCGGCAACTCGGCGATCAGCTCTTTATCTGGGGCAATCGCTTTGTGCCAGATCCGCATCGGCTACAGATGTACAATCTGACGGTAACCCCTCTGATCAGCACGTCAAACCGCACCTGGGCATACCACTGGTCGGGCGGGTGGTTGCCTAAAACTGCATTTTCCCCAGACTCACTTCTTTTGAGCCACCAATCTCTCGCACTACTCGTGACGGGCACATTTCCCCTGGCCGAGTTCAATGCATCATCCCCCACCCTCACGCACCCAATGCCCAATCCCCAAGGCCATCTGCTGCTAATCGGCAGTTCTGAAATGTTCAAAAATGAGTATCTCTATGCGCCGGGTTTTCAACACGAACAATTCCTGCTCAATGCCGTTGCCTATCTCACACATGGCCCACAATTTGCCGATCTTCAAGCCCGCCGAAAAATCGCGCCGGGCTTTTCCTATTTGTCCCCCGACCAAAAAATCCTCTGGCGCGTTCTGGTCGTTGGCCTTGGTCCACTCTCCTTCGGTCTTTACGTTTTTTTTCGATACATTAAAAAAAGGCCATGGTGATTTAAACCATGGCCTTTTTTATTTTTTCACCTACCTAGTCTATCCTTCGTCTCCTGCTTTAGTTGAATCCACTACTGTGGGTGCGGGAGCTACATCTGAGGAATCCACCGCTGCTGGTGCGAAATCAGGCAGTTTCTCTCCCCAGAATGTTGCATCGGTGCTGACCTGATAGACGATGCTTCGGTCCGTCAAATACACTTCTGGACCATCTCCAATCCGCACATAATTGCGCGCCCAATCGGTACTCGACCTGCCGAATACCGCGTGCGCGAGTAACTCATCTTTCGCATTATAGATCACAACATGCGTTCCCATCGCGTCATCTACGGCATACTTAGACCAGTTGTCGGACTTGTCTGTCATTGTGGTCTCG contains the following coding sequences:
- a CDS encoding ATP-binding cassette domain-containing protein encodes the protein MIQATDVAKWYGSIRAVENISFSLAPGEIVGFVGPNGAGKSTVLKMLATYILPSSGKITIDGLDVVSHSLSIRRKIGYLSGDTPLYQAMRVDKFLRFCGKARGLSGDVLEKNFAWIVDICGLSPHLYKRIDQCSTGFRQRIGVGAALIHDPPILLLDEPTHGFDPLQVLAFRDLIQSLSKNRIILFSSHIIHEVSTLSDRVLIIHQGNLLADGRIDDLAQQTAQSRDLEAIFTHLIHQQN
- a CDS encoding DUF4340 domain-containing protein; this translates as MNNLKWLLIGIAVLLGLYALLQVRESGYTTPTGQVFPENTDDIYRIEMMAKGDSLTLHKKDLEWTIVGHDTLKIRDLRITALFEQVLKVSRETTMTDKSDNWSKYAVDDAMGTHVVIYNAKDELLAHAVFGRSSTDWARNYVRIGDGPEVYLTDRSIVYQVSTDATFWGEKLPDFAPAAVDSSDVAPAPTVVDSTKAGDEG
- a CDS encoding ABC transporter permease subunit, with protein sequence MIWRNKRRSPGILKPFLPILYISKIKEKSRMPDRLRPKAFARGIGVIFTREINAYFDTPIAYIYASVFIILSCSTFMNAFFLNGVLEMAPYFDLLPFFLIPFIPAITMRSWAEERAQYTIELLMTMPLQSLQIVLGKYLSALVFYMIVLSGTLPIVFMLLVLGTPDLGLIFSSYLGALCLGAFFLSFGLFASGLTRDQIVAYVVAVLLGFVFVLSGHEKVVEILDGLVPAYHIGSLLYESLSIAPHYSAFTRGIIALPAVLYFSLLSVFFLWMNDLSLKRDRG
- a CDS encoding TonB-dependent receptor, whose amino-acid sequence is MQYKFHFKSLALGLVALLVMSGAVVSQETPRTESADTTALPPLTDILEEVVVLEELVVIGTRAQPRSVTESAVPIDVVTGEDFVKQGGSDVQDLLRNVVPSYNVNLQPISDAATVVRPPNLRGLAPDHALVLVNGKRRHRASVIYWLGNGLSNAAQGPDISAIPSIALKRVEVLRDGASAQYGSDAIAGVLNFELKDNYEGGSIEVKPGIFRQGDGGTYALAGNIGLGTSDTWINLSVEYGNTDETDRSIQRDDAARLIRVGNTQVNDPAQPWGQPFVRDDLKLFVNYGATINENMEFYGHGNYASKEVEGGFYFRNPNTRGAVYQGPVLMWDGTNYYTKSEAEALGIVDGVNGNLVATLLVGNMSGGDVPVVAITCSEPDAVALKQVFDDPNLFTFQELFPGGFTPRFGANTTDRAFLAGIKGSTQSLLTWDLSASYGRHHSDFFIFNTVNASLGPNTPTEFNPGDYIQTDTNFNFDVTYPFSEEFFFAAGLEYRTENFEVVPGQRESFEIGPLASQGFSSASNGFPGFGDIAAGNWSRYNWAIYGDAEFSPQENWLLGAALRFENFEDFGATTTFKVATNIGLNENVNVRGSFSTGFRAPTPGQQNAFNVTTEFGEDDNGNFILVNRGTIPSIHPAAALVGGEGLKPEKSVNISAGFIFTKHVYPVDTNIAPLNVTIDYFNISVKDRMTTSSDKALTSQQIDQLEATGINARNLQEFAFFTNDFETKTQGIDFVLTAPVWCHGELSIAYNYTNTEVTKYDSNLLDEQRITLLEKGLPRHRGNLTLSKPITPYWSALGRVNYYGSWDEWSVGHQVFGDAFLIDLESSLSLGNGATITAGIQNILDVEPDNIEEGVNPGPIVGRPFGEYSPYGFGGTFLYAKASYNFSY
- a CDS encoding YihY/virulence factor BrkB family protein → MGKQITKKGFCAYYLGGLFVRMSDNNLFLLCGGLAFATLLCLVPLVFLIFFALEAILDVRAIAHLVNQTVDVLIPYPEEAEYLKEVLSLRVSGVMTFKQAYGISGLLILIVSASSLFSSMRTLLNAVFKIEHHLGPNGDETEWVAMDQIKNINTPGRWIKFLQGILPIAVGKLKDLTMVLLVIYIFLLLVLALPILSTVIDTAPSLLHTYITYFYGLTSLALIFAVFLGLYWLLPYQKIQIKMLATGAFWAALLWKFTEWGFGYYLSHFGSISYLYGAYVLLVVVALWIYFSAIIFIIGAQIAQLCRERQAADLQSSLF